The following proteins are encoded in a genomic region of Diabrotica virgifera virgifera chromosome 1, PGI_DIABVI_V3a:
- the LOC114331316 gene encoding adhesive plaque matrix protein-like, giving the protein MVRYRFLFPLIFWIVICTKCEDVQKTAEDRTIRELKPPDKLILQKSEPYLIKKEEPSFLSKVASWIFPFGNSKKDQTTAEGGFGKYQYLPPPNNQDDKDCTPCNLEPWIPIAGHSNIRNNVYHNSISSPSLSNFLPNAPSGLYGAPQPQYGPPKPEYGPPKPEYGPPKPEYGPPKPEYGPPKPEYGPPKPEYGPPKQEYSPPNPTYGAPQPVYIPPKPNPTYDLPLPSIPQQNNYIPPGDIFIADYMLPPPINFKMPSLLYIPSKNGFSSPPKNIFRPPPKEFYGQPPKDISRPSFSGWYPPPPKDIYSSPLNPGRPFNPKRDYGPPKPNYGLPKPNYNSAPAQSYGTPNIPEQAIPNVQYGAPNEQYGPPNTQYGPPSSQYGPPNSQYGPPNVQYGPPNSQYGPPPEFLAPPTQTSQSTILQPVPNSFSTQDSISQSFVPPQSTSPFSSVGSKVPDAFLNQHNAQNSFNPNIGPSAPQSTGLSDNFPSGFSNIPLESGRIPPPYPSDSYGNPVTGDSIDTHNIPFDSLPAPSGDSDNSQAYVNQHFPNLSPMPVPPRYEFRNFHKNQQKPVDSVQVQQSVKVADFVASIEHPIKVVQSPLIELQVVEQPNQNYPEPITYNRIAKTHYSPGKDQGTSPNHIKPFKLSENPIVVDDTNTAASNINSTVASPNGFQVKRNNDKDVFVPTLNTFSAVTPTGKTESNEELIKNFLINNGLVGDDKSRIQYQNSTFKGPTLDYNDWVPKFQPPSIPSSMLPPPAHFKPTWPPQPSTQKPKQIIIPYTNNKIGNHQNAYRNFLESYSTLVPVYTPPMPTEQSDWSKYLNDIQTTKLTKVSGKPFSSSSTAVYNIKDLLGANTRNPQDPVKLPYDVISLQKNIDHWTHQSFSAGKNEEKSVPPKQIPGDYFTTKANNDATTASNDIFDHHLAESSRKETFSAHTDIESNLIVAAESPLPESTTAVATTAKGHLLTDYQRSSWKSAYVTVSPYTKEKVYVVTPQAYSFVTASPAISWSMAPKVQNGTNNNITLDARKFSIRIEPQNKESREKMQKDKKTSVKVVYSEWPHLINDLQPTTIKPTSSHPLFGLMGISAYTPPANATVETFVGHSRVATVVTPPTRGLSEKG; this is encoded by the exons tttctcTTCCCTCTCATTTTTTGGATTGTGATTTGTACAAAATGCGAAGACGTCCAAAAGACAGCGGAAGACAGGACCATAAGAGAATTGAAACCTCCGGATAAGTTAATATTACAAAAATCGGAACCTTATTTAATTAAAAAGGAAGAGCCATCTTTTCTTTCTAAAGTAGCATCATGGATATTTCCATTCGGAAATTCCAAAAAAGATCAAACCACAGCAGAAGGAGGCTTTGGAAAATATCAGTATTTACCCCCTCCAAATAACCAAGACGATAAAGATTGCACTCCCTGCAATCTAGAGCCTTGGATTCCTATTGCAGGCCATAGTAATATCCGCAATAATGTATACCATAATAGTATTTCTAGTCCtagtttaagtaattttttacCAAATGCTCCTTCGGGATTATATGGAGCACCCCAACCGCAATATGGTCCACCAAAACCGGAATATGGTCCACCAAAACCTGAGTATGGACCACCAAAACCTGAGTATGGACCACCAAAACCTGAGTATGGACCACCAAAACCTGAGTATGGACCTCCTAAACCGGAATACGGACCTCCAAAGCAAGAATATAGTCCTCCAAATCCTACATATGGAGCCCCACAACCTGTATATATTCCTCCTAAACCAAATCCCACTTACGATCTGCCTTTGCCATCAATACCACAACAAAATAATTACATTCCACCAGGAGATATATTTATAGCAGATTACATGTTACCTCCTCCTATTAACTTTAAAATGCCATCACTACTTTACATTCCATCTAAAAATGGATTTAGTTCTCCCCCAAAAAATATCTTCAGGCCACCGCCTAAGGAATTTTATGGCCAACCTCCCAAAGATATATCTAGGCCTTCCTTTAGTGGTTGGTATCCTCCTCCACCAAAAGATATATACTCATCTCCATTAAATCCAGGCAGACCGTTTAATCCCAAACGCGACTATGGTCCTCCAAAACCCAACTACGGACTGCCTAAACCTAATTATAATTCAGCTCCAGCTCAGTCGTACGGTACCCCAAATATTCCTGAGCAAGCTATACCAAATGTGCAGTATGGAGCACCAAATGAACAGTATGGCCCACCAAATACACAGTATGGACCACCAAGTTCACAGTATGGACCACCAAATTCACAGTACGGACCACCAAATGTTCAGTATGGTCCACCAAATTCACAATATGGTCCACCTCCTGAATTTTTAGCTCCGCCAACTCAAACTAGTCAGTCTACAATTTTGCAGCCAGTCCCGAACAGTTTTTCCACTCAGGATTCTATCAGTCAAAGTTTTGTTCCTCCTCAAAGTACATCTCCATTTTCTTCAGTGGGATCAAAAGTGCCTGATGCGTTTTTAAATCAACATAATGCTCAAAATTCGTTTAATCCAAATATAGGACCATCAGCACCACAAAGTACGGGCTTGAGTGATAATTTCCCTTCTGGATTTTCTAACATACCTCTGGAATCTGGACGTATTCCACCACCATATCCTTCTGATAGCTATGGTAATCCAGTTACTGGAGATTCTATTGATACTCATAACATACCATTTGACTCATTACCAGCTCCGAGCGGAGACAGTGATAATTCGCAGGCATACGTAAATCAACATTTTCCAAATTTGAGCCCTATGCCGGTCCCACCAAGATATGAATTTAGAAATTTCCACAAAAACCAACAAAAACCTGTAGATAGTGTTCAAGTGCAACAGAGTGTAAAAGTAGCAGACTTTGTTGCCAGTATCGAGCACCCTATTAAAGTAGTACAATCGCCTCTCATTGAACTTCAAGTAGTTGAACAACCAAACCAAAATTATCCAGAACCAATAACATATAATCGAATTGCTAAAACTCATTATTCTCCAGGAAAAGATCAAGGTACAAGTCCTAATCATATTAAACCTTTTAAACTTAGCGAAAATCCAATAGTTGTTGATGACACAAACACTGCTGCTAGTAATATTAACAGTACAGTCGCTAGTCCAAATGGTTTTCAGGTCAAAAGAAATAACGATAAAGATGTATTTGTGCCCACTCTTAACACGTTTAGTGCTGTTACACCTACGGGTAAAACCGAAAGCAATgaagaattaattaaaaactttttaatcAACAATGGATTAGTCGGAGATGACAAAAGTAGAATACAGTATCAAAATAGTACATTTAAGGGACCTACTCTGGATTATAATGACTGGGTGCCTAAATTCCAGCCTCCATCAATTCCCAGTTCGATGCTACCACCACCTGCTCATTTTAAACCAACATGGCCACCACAACCCAGTACGCAAAAACCGAAACAAATTATTATTCCCTATACAAATAACAAAATTGGTAATCATCAGAATGCCTACAGGAACTTCCTTGAAAGCTATTCAACGTTGGTACCTGTTTATACACCACCTATGCCAACAGAGCAGTCTGATTGGTCCAAATATTTAAACGACATACAAACTACCAAATTAACCAAAGTTTCTGGAAAGCCGTTCTCTTCATCCAGTACTGCTGTATACAATATTAAAGATCTTCTCGGAGCTAACACTAGAAATCCACAGGATCCAGTCAAACTTCCATACGATGTAATTTCCTTGCAAAAAAATATTGACCACTGGACACACCAGTCATTTTCTGCGGGAAAAAATGAAGAGAAATCTGTGCCTCCAAAACAGATTCCTGGTgattattttacaacaaaagctAACAACGACGCCACAACTGCTTCAAATGATATATTTGACCACCATTTAGCAGAATCTTCCAGAAAAGAAACATTCTCAGCTCATACGGACATTGAAAGTAACTTGATTGTAGCTGCTGAGTCGCCTTTGCCAGAAAGTACCACCGCGGTGGCTACAACTGCGAAGGGACATTTACTGACTGATTATCAAAG atctTCGTGGAAATCAGCCTATGTTACTGTCTCTCCATACACCAAAGAAAAAGTTTACGTAGTTACCCCCCAAGCCTACAGCTTTGTAACTGCTAGCCCAGCTATATCCTGGAGTATGGCTCCAAAAGTACAAAACGGCACCAATAACAACATCACTCTAGACGCTCGTAAGTTTTCCATCAGAATAGAACCACAGAACAAAGAATCCCGAGAAAAGATGCAGAAAGACAAAAAGACTAGTGTTAAAGTTGTGTACAGTGAATGGCCACATTTGA